TTTAAACTGTTAACACTATGAAACAATTTGCCAGAATCATTAGATTTCATAAAAAATTCTAATTTAACAAGATCAAGCTTAGATTTCAGATCGTTGGCCATTTGTTTTTTTGTTTCTTGCTTTTTCAATATTGATCTTCTTTTTTGATTAAAAATCTCAACATTATGTTTATTTGAAAAAACTGCAAAACCTTTGGGCAGTAAATAGTTTCTTGCAAATCCATCTTTTACCTCTACGGTATCTCCTTCTTTTCCAAGGTTAATAAAATCTTCCTTTAAAATTACTTTCATAATTACCCCCACAAATAATTATTTTTTTACAAAAGGCAACAAAGCCATATATCTTGCCCGTTTAATTTCTAATGCCAAGCGCCTTTGATGCTTAGCAGAAGTTCCAGTAATTCTTTTAGGTAAAATTTTACCTTGCTCGGTAATAAACTTTTTAAGAAAATCAAAATCCTTATAATCAGGATGTTTGCCAGAATCACAAAATTTACATGACTTTCTCTTAAAAAATCTGAAATTTGAATTTTTTTTAAAGCCATCTTGCTGATTTTCAAATCTTGAATCTCTTTGATTTGCATCTCTATCTTTATACATAAACTTAAACTCCATTAAAAAGGTATATCTTCGCTAAATTTATCATCAACAATATCAATATCCCTAACTACATCTTCTTTTTGATGGTTTGTCAAACTATTAATATCTGAATCTTGCATTTGAATAGTATTAGAGCCTGAACTAAACATTTGTAAATTATCTACAAATATATTTACCTTACTCCTCTTATCACCCGTATTCCTATCTTGCCAGCTTTCATATTTAAGAGATCCACTTACCACAACTTGTTTACCCTTTTTTAAATAATCGTTGAGACTTTCGGCTCTTTTTGAAAAAATAACACAATCAAAATATTGTGGGTAATCAATCCATTCATCATTTTTCTTCATTCTTCTATTATTAGCTAAAGAAAACCTAAGAATGGCCATGCCACTTTCTGTATAAGAAAGCTCAGAATCTCTTGTAAGCCTACCAGATAATACTAATGAATTAATATCAGCCATTCAAAAACCTCTTATTTTTCCTGAACATCTGTGCTTTCAGAACCTATTGGTGTTTCAACTTTAGAAGTACCTTTAAGACTGTCTTTGTCAATATTGTCTCTAAATTCTCTAAAATTTCTTCTTTTGATTTTTTTAGTATTGATCTTTCTAACTATTTTAACCAAAATCATATACCTAAGCAAGTTTTTAATTAACTTAAGCCTTGATTCAAGCTCTTTTAAATTATTACCTTCCATACTAAACTCTATTATTTCATAACGACCTCTAGCTTGTTTTTTGATAGGATATTCTAAGGCTCTCTCTCCAATAAAATTGCTAACAATATCAGTTGCACTAAAAAATTCTAAAGATTTTTTAACCTCTTCTAAAGAACCTTTATATTCAATCTCTTCACTTTTAAACAAAAAACATGCCTCATATCTTTTAATCATTACTAAAACTCCTTATGGTCTATCGCATTGCAAAATATGCAACAAAGGCTACTTAGTTAGTATATAAAAGAGACTAATTTTTTTCAACAATAAAAACTTTTTATAACATACAAAAGGTAACTAAAAAATAATCTTAAACCTCAATCTTCTTCTAATTCGCTAAGCTTATATGTTTTTCCCGATTTACCTTGATTTTCAAGTTTTTTGTCTTCTTTTATTTCAATATAAGTTTTAAAACCCTTTTTTACATTATCAACTGCAACCATAACACTAGCTTCAAAAAGACTCTTTGGAGAATAGGTATCAATAGCTTTTTTAATATAATAAACATTAGACCCATAAAAGAGCTGTACCTTGCCATTAACAAGCACTACCTTAAGAACTCCAGCCTCTTTAAGTAAATCATTATTAACAAGCTCATTATTAACAATATCTACATGCAATCTTGTAGAACAAACATCAAGTTTTGTAATATTATCAAATCCGCCAAGACCTTGAATTAAAAGATGAGCAATCCCCAGACTCTCTAACTTGCCTTCTTGACCTTCAAAAAATGGATCATCTGCAACAAATATTTGGAAATCAAAATATCTATAAAGCCAACTAAAAGTAAAATAATAAAGAGTAAAAAAGATTGCCCCTAAAGGTACTACACTGATCCAATTTGTCTTAGAATTTCCTTGAAGTATTCCAAACATAAAAAAATCCAAAAATCCAGTAGAAAAGCTATCGCCAATCGTAACATTAAAAAAATTAGCAAGCAACAATGCAAATCCCGAATAAGTGGCATGAACAAAATAAAGCAAAGGTGCTGTAAAAATAAATAAAAATTCTAAAGGCTCAGTTATTCCTGTTAAAAAAGATGTCAAAGCTCCAGATAAAAGAAGCGCTGCAACCTTATTTTTATCTTCATGAACAATCCCCTTGTAAACCCCTAATGCTGCTCCGGGCAGTCCAAACATAATAGAAATATAAAATCCGCTGCTAATCTTGGCAAAGCCTGATGAAAATTTACCAAGTGATGGGTCTAATAACTGAGCATAAAATATATTCTTAAGACCTCTGACAGTATTGCCATTAACAATCTCTACCCCCCCCAAAGAAGTAAACTCAAAAGGAAAAGATAAAATAGAATGCAATCCCAAAGGCAATAACAACCTATTTAAAAATCCATAAAGAAAACTGCCAAAATATTCAAACCTAAAAACAAACAAACCTAAAGATGCAATTAAATCGTCAAAACTTGACCAAATCAAACAAAAAAATATAGCCAAAAAAACACAAAAAGGCAAAATTATTACTATAGGAATAAAATGGCACTCTGAAAAAAAAATAAAAGGTTTGGGTAGCTTCATATTATAAAATTTGTTATGCAAATAGCCAACTACAAGCCCTACTGCTAAAGAACCTGCAATTCCTGTATTTAAAGTTTGAACACCCAAAAAATTTATACGCCCCACAGAAGACATTGTTTCTGCTTCAACAAGTCCTGAGAAAGTTTCAATAAAATAATTTCCAGTAATATTAAATGTTAAATAACCAATAAGGCCCCCTAAAGCAGCTGTTCCTTGCCCAATTCTTGCAACTCCAATAGAAATTCCAATAGAAAAAATTAAAGGCATATTGAGAAGAATAGCATTACCTATAGCCTTCATTAAACCTAAAATATTTTGAATAAAAATTTTATCAACATAAACAACACTAGAAGAATTTGAAAATACAGATCCAATACCAACTAACAAACACGAAACTGGTAAAATAGAAATAGGCACTCGTAGTGCTTTAGAAAATTTTTGCAAACTTGAAAAGTTAATTATTTTAATAAAATTAATCATGCTAAGCCTCTCCAATGCTAATTTCAGCAAACACTATTTATTATAAAGCTTTTTTTGCAAAAAAAAAACTTTACCCATCAAACAAGCCAAATAATAAGACTGGATAAATCAAGTAAGATTTAATTTGATCTTGAGAAAAACTTACAATTAAAGTAATGTATTATATATTTTTATAAATAAATGATAAAACAACGGAGGTAAAGATGTGCTTTAAAGAAAACAAACTTAAAAATCATTCGTTAAGCGATGTTAATACAAGCAAAATACCAAAAAATGAACTCTTTAGTTCAATATCGCATCTTTTTGGAATTATTTTGTCTGTTATTGGAACAACAATTCTTGTTACAATATCTACTCTTAAGAAAAAAGATTTACATATACTTGTATTCTTTATTTACGGATTTTCAATGACCTTATTATATGTAATGAGCACTCTTTACCACATATTCCCAAAAGGAAGCAAAATAAAAAAAATATTTAGAAAATTTGATCATATTTCAATATTTATTCTAATAGCAGGAACATATACTCCTGCATGTGCAATTCTTGTACCAAACAAGTCGGGGCTAATAATCTTATGTATAGTGTGGAGTCTGGCTATAATTGGAATCATTTTTAAAGCAATATTTACAAATAGCCCTGGGTGGCTTAATGGATCTATATTTATAATCATGGGGTGGATTATCCTTTTTAAAATTAATCCCATCTACAAGGCCCTTAACGGAAAAGGATTTTTTTGGCTAGTTTTTGGTGGAATTGTATATACAATAGGCGGAATAGTATACATATTAAGTAAAAAATTTAATCCAATAATTAACATGAAAATGCATGATGTATTTCATATATTAATAATAATCGCATCAGCATCTCACTTTTGGCTTATGCTAAAATACATTTCTAATTTTTAATATTTAATTAAAATATATTTAAAAAACCTTTCAAATCGTTAAAAAGGCCCAAACCAAAAAGAAACATTCCTAAAAAAATACCAAAGCTATAAAAAGAATAAATGGTTTTGGCCTTAAATCTTTTTCCACGTAAAAGTTCAATAAAGCTGATAAAGATTTGTCCCCCATCAAAAACAGGTATTATAATAAAAAACAGATTCATACCAGCAAGAATTAAACTCAAGAAAGAAATGCTATTAATCCAATACAATAACCCCAAAGAATAAGATGAAGAAAGTATACTTACAATTCCAACAGGGCCTGATACACTCTTAGAAGTATTTAAAAAATTTGTTATTAATAAAAAAATAGAATACAAAATGTCTTGCAAAGTATTTACAACCTTAAAAAAAGAATTTTTAATGGCACTTGAAACATTTTCTACTTTAACTATCCTTTTTAAAGGTGGTGAAAAATATATGCCAATAATCTTATTTTTATCATGAAATACTAATTTTGAAGAAAAAAT
Above is a genomic segment from Borreliella mayonii containing:
- the rplI gene encoding 50S ribosomal protein L9 yields the protein MKVILKEDFINLGKEGDTVEVKDGFARNYLLPKGFAVFSNKHNVEIFNQKRRSILKKQETKKQMANDLKSKLDLVKLEFFMKSNDSGKLFHSVNSLNIADELLKLGFDIERKKIDIHHGTLKAFGTYDVTIKLYEGISSIIKVEIKKEKKQEDKKSLNKKLNKTDEQAERERV
- the rpsR gene encoding 30S ribosomal protein S18; translation: MYKDRDANQRDSRFENQQDGFKKNSNFRFFKRKSCKFCDSGKHPDYKDFDFLKKFITEQGKILPKRITGTSAKHQRRLALEIKRARYMALLPFVKK
- a CDS encoding single-stranded DNA-binding protein gives rise to the protein MADINSLVLSGRLTRDSELSYTESGMAILRFSLANNRRMKKNDEWIDYPQYFDCVIFSKRAESLNDYLKKGKQVVVSGSLKYESWQDRNTGDKRSKVNIFVDNLQMFSSGSNTIQMQDSDINSLTNHQKEDVVRDIDIVDDKFSEDIPF
- the rpsF gene encoding 30S ribosomal protein S6 produces the protein MIKRYEACFLFKSEEIEYKGSLEEVKKSLEFFSATDIVSNFIGERALEYPIKKQARGRYEIIEFSMEGNNLKELESRLKLIKNLLRYMILVKIVRKINTKKIKRRNFREFRDNIDKDSLKGTSKVETPIGSESTDVQEK
- a CDS encoding PTS transporter subunit EIIC gives rise to the protein MINFIKIINFSSLQKFSKALRVPISILPVSCLLVGIGSVFSNSSSVVYVDKIFIQNILGLMKAIGNAILLNMPLIFSIGISIGVARIGQGTAALGGLIGYLTFNITGNYFIETFSGLVEAETMSSVGRINFLGVQTLNTGIAGSLAVGLVVGYLHNKFYNMKLPKPFIFFSECHFIPIVIILPFCVFLAIFFCLIWSSFDDLIASLGLFVFRFEYFGSFLYGFLNRLLLPLGLHSILSFPFEFTSLGGVEIVNGNTVRGLKNIFYAQLLDPSLGKFSSGFAKISSGFYISIMFGLPGAALGVYKGIVHEDKNKVAALLLSGALTSFLTGITEPLEFLFIFTAPLLYFVHATYSGFALLLANFFNVTIGDSFSTGFLDFFMFGILQGNSKTNWISVVPLGAIFFTLYYFTFSWLYRYFDFQIFVADDPFFEGQEGKLESLGIAHLLIQGLGGFDNITKLDVCSTRLHVDIVNNELVNNDLLKEAGVLKVVLVNGKVQLFYGSNVYYIKKAIDTYSPKSLFEASVMVAVDNVKKGFKTYIEIKEDKKLENQGKSGKTYKLSELEED
- the trhA gene encoding PAQR family membrane homeostasis protein TrhA, whose amino-acid sequence is MCFKENKLKNHSLSDVNTSKIPKNELFSSISHLFGIILSVIGTTILVTISTLKKKDLHILVFFIYGFSMTLLYVMSTLYHIFPKGSKIKKIFRKFDHISIFILIAGTYTPACAILVPNKSGLIILCIVWSLAIIGIIFKAIFTNSPGWLNGSIFIIMGWIILFKINPIYKALNGKGFFWLVFGGIVYTIGGIVYILSKKFNPIINMKMHDVFHILIIIASASHFWLMLKYISNF